A stretch of the Vibrio aquimaris genome encodes the following:
- a CDS encoding phosphate ABC transporter substrate-binding protein, protein MKKTVIGAIALLGAMAVTSVSAKETISAVGSSSVTPLMEVFSETYMKTHSNVFIEVQGPGSSAGVKAAKNGSADLGMSSRNLKASEKEPELKEMKVAIDGIAVVVNPKNKLQALTADQVSAIYKGEVTNWKQVGGEDKPIVTITRDTASGTRGAFEDIMKLTKKISGTKVSAISQRAQVANGNGALKTMVASNPYAIGYISLGTVDNSVHALPIDGVEANVDNVKNGSYKVARPFLVLYKDGKPSAETQQFLDWMHSPEAQSLVESNGYISVH, encoded by the coding sequence ATGAAAAAGACAGTTATCGGTGCAATAGCACTTCTAGGTGCAATGGCAGTGACTTCCGTTTCTGCTAAGGAAACGATCTCTGCGGTAGGCTCTAGTAGCGTAACGCCACTGATGGAAGTTTTCTCAGAAACATACATGAAAACACACTCGAACGTGTTTATTGAAGTGCAAGGCCCAGGTTCATCCGCTGGTGTCAAAGCAGCAAAAAATGGCTCGGCAGATCTTGGCATGTCATCTCGCAACTTAAAAGCATCAGAAAAGGAACCTGAGCTTAAAGAGATGAAAGTTGCCATTGATGGGATAGCGGTTGTAGTTAACCCTAAAAACAAGCTGCAAGCTTTAACTGCTGATCAAGTTAGCGCTATTTACAAAGGCGAAGTAACTAACTGGAAACAGGTTGGTGGTGAAGACAAGCCTATCGTTACTATTACTCGAGACACGGCTTCTGGTACACGCGGCGCGTTTGAAGACATCATGAAGCTTACCAAAAAAATCTCTGGTACCAAGGTGTCGGCCATTTCACAGCGCGCGCAAGTGGCGAATGGCAATGGCGCACTGAAAACTATGGTTGCTTCAAACCCTTACGCTATTGGTTACATCTCTCTGGGCACTGTTGACAACTCAGTCCATGCTTTGCCAATTGATGGTGTAGAAGCTAATGTCGATAATGTGAAAAATGGCTCTTACAAAGTAGCTCGTCCATTCTTGGTATTGTACAAAGATGGTAAGCCTTCAGCTGAAACTCAGCAATTCCTAGACTGGATGCACTCTCCTGAAGCTCAATCTCTGGTTGAGAGTAATGGCTACATCTCAGTTCACTAA